From a region of the Panicum virgatum strain AP13 chromosome 2K, P.virgatum_v5, whole genome shotgun sequence genome:
- the LOC120683152 gene encoding beta-glucosidase 30-like, with the protein MARRVLSALLLAALACDAAFAKFGRHSFPEGFVFGAGSAAYQYEGAYKEGGKGPSVWDIFSHIPGKIKNNDTGDVADDFYHRYKEDVKLLKDMNMDAFRFSIAWTRILPTGSLSGGINKEGVAFYNNLINEVIANGLKPFVTIFHWDTPQALESNYKGFLSENIIQDYVDFAEVCFREFGDRVKFWTTFNEPWTYSSMGYGTGAHAPGRCSPFISRSCTPGDSGREPYVVTHHILLAHAEAVALYRAKYQPAQRGQIGITVVTNWYVPSTDTLADRRAVQRSLDFMYGWFLDPIVHGAYPGTMTSFLGDRLPPFTPEQIKLVKGSYDFIGVNYYTSDYASAAPAPNGPQQSYATDIRANTSGFRDGVPIGPPEFVPTFFNSPAGLRELLLYTARRYNNPVIYITENGIAEENSARIPLRKALKDGHRITFHSQHLQFVNHAIKNGVNVKGYFTWTFMDCFEWSDGYLDRFGLIFIDRLNGLKRYRKQSSYWIESFLKREETHY; encoded by the exons TACGAGGGTGCCTACAAGGAAGGAGGCAAAGGTCCCAGCGTGTGGGACATCTTCAGTCACATACCAG GTAAAATCAAGAACAATGATACTGGCGATGTAGCGGATGACTTCTACCATCGATACAAG GAGGACGTGAAGCTCCTCAAGGACATGAACATGGATGCCTTCCGGTTCTCAATTGCCTGGACCAGGATCCTGCCAA CTGGCTCCCTGAGCGGAGGAATCAACAAGGAAGGGGTGGCCTTCTACAACAACCTCATCAACGAGGTCATAGCAAATG GGCTGAAGCCATTCGTCACCATCTTCCACTGGGACACACCCCAGGCCCTCGAGAGCAACTACAAGGGCTTCCTCAGCGAGAACATCAT CCAGGACTACGTGGACTTCGCGGAGGTGTGCTTCCGCGAGTTCGGCGACCGCGTCAAGTTCTGGACCACTTTCAACGAGCCCTGGACGTACTCGTCCATGGGGTACGGCACCGGCGCCCACGCCCCCGGCCGGTGCTCGCCGTTCATCTCCCGGTCCTGCACCCCCGGCGACTCCGGCCGCGAGCCCTACGTCGTGACGCACCACATCCTCCTCGCCCACGCCGAGGCCGTGGCGCTGTACCGCGCCAAGTACCAGCCGGCGCAGCGCGGCCAGATCGGCATCACCGTGGTGACCAACTGGTACGTGCCCAGCACCGACACCCTCGCCGACCGGAGGGCCGTGCAGCGCAGCCTGGACTTCATGTACGGCTGGTTCCTCGACCCCATCGTGCACGGCGCGTACCCGGGCACCATGACCAGCTTCCTCGGCGACCGGCTGCCGCCGTTCACGCCGGAGCAGATCAAGCTGGTCAAGGGCTCCTACGACTTCATCGGCGTCAACTACTACACCAGCGActacgcctccgccgcgccggcgcccaaCGGGCCCCAGCAGTCCTACGCCACCGACATCCGCGCCAACACCTCTGGGTTCCGCGACGGCGTGCCCATCGGCCCGCCGGAGTTCGTGCCCACCTTCTTCAActccccggccggcctccgcgAGCTCCTGCTCTACACCGCCCGCCGGTACAACAACCCCGTCATCTACATCACCGAGAACG GCATCGCCGAGGAGAACAGCGCGCGCATCCCGCTCAGGAAGGCGCTCAAGGACGGGCACCGGATCACGTTCCACTCGCAGCACCTGCAGTTCGTGAACCACGCCATCAAGAACGGGGTCAACGTCAAGGGCTACTTCACCTGGACCTTCATGGACTGCTTCGAGTGGAGCGACGGCTACCTCGACCGCTTCGGCCTCATCTTCATCGACCGCCTCAACGGCCTCAAGCGCTACCGCAAGCAGTCCAGCTACTGGATCGAGAGCTTCCTCAAGAGGGAGGAGACGCACTACTGA
- the LOC120683142 gene encoding ETHYLENE INSENSITIVE 3-like 3 protein: MDQLAILATELVDSSDFEVEGIPNLTENDVSDEEIEPEDLARRMWKDRVRLRRIKERQQKLALQQAELEKSRPKPISDQAMRKKMSRAQDGILKYMLKLMEVCNARGFVYGIIPDKGKPVSGASDNIRAWWKEKVKFDKNGPAAIEKYESENLVSANAQNGGIKNQHSLMDLQDATLGSLLSSLMQHCNPPQRKYPLEKGTPPPWWPSGNEEWWISLGLPSGQMPPYKKPHDLKKVWKVGVLTGVIRHMSPNFDKIKNQVRKSKCLQDKMTAKESLIWLGVLQREERLVHRIDNGVSEITHHSLLEDTNGETISSSNEYDVDGFEDAPLSTSSKDDEQDLSPVAQSAEEHVPKRGRERASNKRPSQIVPSKARRKEPPKRKRARHSSTGIEPDIQSVDDAPENPRNLIPDMNQLDQVEIQGMATQIVSFNHGGTTSEALHHRGDTQVQVHLPGAEGNDFDGDPAANATPISIYVGGQHVPYQNSDSARSRSENNLPSSYHTLPPKQSLPLSMMDHHVVPMGVRAPTDNIPYGDHILGGNSTSVPGDMQQLIDFPFYGEQDKFVGSSFEGLPLDYISISSPIPDIDDLLHDDDLMEYLGT; encoded by the coding sequence ATGGATCAACTTGCCATCCTTGCGACGGAGTTGGTTGACTCGTCAGATTTTGAGGTCGAGGGAATCCCGAACCTCACTGAGAATGATGTTAGTGACGAGGAGATTGAGCCTGAGGACCTGGCGCGGCGGATGTGGAAGGACAGGGTCAGGCTTAGGAGGATCAAGGAGCGGCAGCAGAAGCTTGCGCTGCAGCAGGCTGAGTTGGAGAAGTCGAGGCCGAAGCCGATATCCGACCAGGCCATGCGCAAGAAGATGTCGAGGGCTCAGGATGGGATCCTCAAGTACATGCTCAAGCTGATGGAGGTGTGCAATGCGCGTGGGTTCGTGTACGGGATCATCCCTGACAAGGGGAAGCCTGTCAGTGGTGCTTCAGATAATATCAGAGCTTGGTGGAAGGAGAAGGTCAAGTTTGACAAGAACGGGCCTGCGGCGATTGAGAAGTACGAATCTGAGAACTTGGTTTCTGCTAATGCGCAGAATGGTGGGATTAAGAACCAGCACAGCTTGATGGATCTCCAAGATGCCACTCTGGGCTCTCTACTTTCGTCATTGATGCAGCATTGTAATCCACCGCAGCGCAAATACCCTCTGGAGAAGGGCACTCCACCCCCATGGTGGCCTTCAGGGAATGAGGAGTGGTGGATTTCCTTGGGCCTTCCCAGCGGTCAAATGCCTCCTTATAAAAAACCACATGACCTTAAGAAGGTTTGGAAGGTTGGTGTGCTTACAGGTGTAATCAGGCACATGTCCCCCAACTTCGATAAGATCAAAAATCAAGTGCGCAAATCAAAATGCTTGCAGGATAAAATGACTGCAAAAGAGAGCCTAATTTGGCTCGGAGTTCTGCAGAGAGAAGAAAGGCTTGTTCACAGAATTGACAATGGTGTATCAGAGATTACTCACCACAGTTTGCTAGAAGACACAAATGGGGAAACAATCAGCAGCAGTAATGAGTATGATGTTGATGGTTTTGAGGATGCTCCTCTTTCTACATCATCTAAAGATGATGAACAAGATCTGTCTCCTGTTGCACAATCTGCTGAGGAGCATGTCCCGAAAAGAGGGAGGGAAAGGGCCTCCAATAAACGCCCTAGTCAGATTGTTCCTAGTAAGGCAAGGAGAAAAGAACCACCAAAGAGGAAAAGAGCGCGTCACAGCTCCACTGGTATTGAGCCTGATATACAAAGTGTTGATGATGCACCAGAAAACCCAAGGAATTTGATTCCTGATATGAACCAACTGGATCAAGTAGAAATCCAAGGCATGGCTACCCAGATTGTCAGCTTCAACCATGGGGGCACCACAAGTGAAGCTTTACACCACAGAGGAGACACTCAAGTACAGGTCCATCTTCCTGGTGCTGAGGGTAATGACTTCGATGGTGATCCAGCTGCAAACGCCACTCCTATAAGCATATACGTGGGAGGGCAGCATGTACCTTATCAAAATAGTGACAGCGCCAGGTCAAGATCTGAAAATAATCTGCCCAGCAGTTATCATACCTTGCCACCGAAACAATCACTTCCACTATCTATGATGGATCATCATGTGGTTCCCATGGGTGTCAGGGCACCTACTGATAACATTCCTTATGGTGACCATATACTAGGTGGAAATTCAACTTCTGTTCCTGGAGACATGCAGCAGCTTATAGATTTTCCTTTCTATGGTGAACAAGATAAGTTTGTTGGCAGTTCCTTTGAGGGATTGCCTTTAGACTATATCAGTATCAGTAGCCCAATCCCAGATATTGATGACTTGCTGCATGATGATGATTTAATGGAATACTTGGGAACATAA